Proteins encoded by one window of Rutidosis leptorrhynchoides isolate AG116_Rl617_1_P2 chromosome 7, CSIRO_AGI_Rlap_v1, whole genome shotgun sequence:
- the LOC139857438 gene encoding DIS3-like exonuclease 2, with translation MSHNNHADRISQRKHFAPHWSTESLNFALQKGDVFKSMFRVNAHNRVEAYCKIDGLPVDVLITGFHCQNRAIDGDIVVVKIEPLSSWTKMKGSIEASRVPVIEENNVNEILHGENVGQELIRPANSNYFNGNDHSSTSYSGEDRVLTLVEKLSTLINSFPSKRPTGRVVGIIEMSPRRKSIVGFLRIKQWFYNKEIVNKDAKKNKLLLTSPKRDYIQLISTDPKFPKMMVLVKTLPTNIIKRLEKCDSTLEMELVAAEIVEWSEDFDSPLAHVLHIFGRGGELAPLMSAILFQNSINTSDFPLEAISDFTHVPWIIPEKEFHHRSDLRNLCTFTIDPVTASDLDDALSVEKLPNDIYRVGVHIADVSYFVLPNTALDLEAESRSTSVYLPHYKLPMLPPLLSDNVGSLSPGVERLAFSIIWDINLDGEILDRWIGRTVIQSCCKLSYERAQDIIDGSLNVEGVQLHGHFTWSDVSTSVHNLNKISKVLKEKRLKDGALSLESPKIVFSYDKDGYPNDVFLSSGTKSNFLVEELMLLANTTAAEVITRAYPFSALLRRHPEPKLSKLKDLEAFCTKHGLQLDTSTSGQFHKSLECIRHELKDDSVFFHILMNYATKPMQLATYICSGDPLGDGDDWGHYALAVPLYTHFTSPLRRYADIVVHRTLAATLEAEKVLNINGKKLFKRCFTGLSFNKEEVESNDAQKALSDAAVKYAVPGTEELADIAQHCNERKLACRYVKEATDKLYMWLLLRNKQVFLSEARVLGLGPRFMSIYVTKLAIERRIYYDEVDGLTAEWLDVTSTLILSYCPTNRSHKNRSYNKLRTIEEVAMVTFSDNTVSERDISNDVNIEPKVFPLILNILSTIPVVIHPIGGDGGPIDIGARLYTSSYLC, from the exons ATGTCTCATAATAATCACGCTGATCGTATTTCTCAACGTAAACACTTTGCTCCACATTGGTCCACTGAATCTCTAAATTTTGCATTACAG AAAGGCGATGTGTTCAAATCAATGTTTCGAGTCAATGCGCATAATCGAGTTGAG GCTTATTGCAAAATTGATGGATTGCCGGTTGATGTTCTTATTACTGGATTCCATTGCCAAAATCGAGCT ATAGATGGAGACATTGTTGTAGTTAAAATAGAACCACTTTCATCCTGGACAAAGATGAAAGGGTCAATTGAGGCTTCCCGTGTTCCAGTCATCGAGGAAAATAATGTAAACGAGATTTTGCATGGTGAAAATGTCGGTCAAGAGCTGATTAGACCTGCAAATAGTAACTATTTTAATGGAAATGACCACTCATCAACTAGTTATTCTGGTGAAGATAGAGTATTGACTTTAGTGGAAAAGTTGTCAACTTTGATTAATTCATTTCCATCAAAACGACCAACGGGTAGAGTTGTGGGAATTATCGAAATGTCTCCGCGTAGGAAATCTATTGTTGGTTTCCTTAGAATAAAGCAATGGTTTTACAACAAGGAAATTGTTAACAAAGACGCTAAAAAGAATAAACTTCTATTAACATCTCCAAAACGTGATTATATCCAACTTATATCCACCGATCCAAAATTTCCTAAAATGATGGTTCTTGTGAAAACCTTGCCTACCAACATCATTAAACGATTAGAAAAGTGTGACTCAACACTCGAAATGGAACTTGTTGCTGCAGAAATTGTTGAATGGAGTGAAGATTTCGATAGTCCATTAGCTCATGTTCTTCACATATTTGGAAGAGGTGGAGAGTTAGCACCACTAATGTCTGCCATCTTATTTCAAAACTCGATCAACACTTCTGATTTCCCTCTTGAAGCTATTTCCGATTTTACTCATGTTCCGTGGATAATACCTGAAAAGGAATTTCACCATAGAAGTGATTTAAGGAACTTGTGCACGTTTACCATAGACCCCGTTACTGCATCTGATCTTGATGATGCTCTATCCGTTGAAAAGTTACCAAATGATATATACAGAGTAGGTGTTCATATTGCTGATGTATCGTATTTTGTTCTCCCAAACACTGCCTTGGATTTAGAAGCTGAAAGCAGATCCACGAGTGTGTATTTACCTCATTATAAACTACCAATGCTGCCGCCATTGCTTTCAGATAATGTAGGCTCACTTAGTCCCGGGGTAGAAAGACTTGCTTTTTCTATCATTTGGGATATTAATCTTGATGGGGAGATTCTAGACCGTTGGATTGGTCGAACCGTTATACAGTCATGTTGCAAACTCTCATATGAACGTGCTCAAGACATCATTGATGGTTCTTTGAATGTTGAGGGTGTACAACTTCATGGTCATTTTACATGGTCAGACGTGAGTACTTCGGTTCATAATCTTAATAAGATATCTAAAGTTCTGAAAGAAAAAAGGTTAAAGGATGGAGCTTTATCTCTTGAAAGTCCCAAAATTGTATTTTCATATGATAAAGATGGTTACCCGAATGATGTTTTTCTTTCTTCCGGAACGAAATCCAACTTTCTTGTAGAGGAATTAATGCTTTTGGCTAATACAACAGCCGCTGAAGTGATAACCAGGGCTTACCCTTTTAGTGCTTTATTACGTAGACACCCTGAACCTAAGTTATCTAAACTTAAAGATCTTGAAGCGTTTTGCACTAAACATGGTTTACAATTGGATACATCTACATCTGGCCAGTTTCATAAGTCTTTGGAATGCATACGACATGAATTGAAGGATGATTCTGTCTTCTTTCATATTCTTATGAACTATGCTACAAAGCCAATGCAATTGGCTACTTATATATGTAGTGGGGATCCTTTAGGTGATGGTGATGATTGGGGTCATTACGCGTTGGCTGTTCCTCTTTACACACATTTTACTTCTCCACTTAGACGTTATGCTGATATTGTTGTACATCGGACATTAGCTGCAACCCTGGAAGCCGAAAAGGTGTTGAATATAAATGGGAAGAAATTGTTTAAAAGATGCTTCACGGGTTTATCTTTTAATAAAGAAGAAGTGGAATCGAATGATGCTCAAAAGGCATTGTCTGATGCAGCGGTGAAATATGCAGTTCCTGGAACTGAAGAACTTGCTGATATTGCACAGCATTGCAATGAAAGAAAACTCGCTTGCAGATATGTCAAGGAAGCTACTGATAAACTTTACATGTGGCTGTTGCTTAGGAATAAACAG GTTTTCCTTTCAGAAGCTAGAGTATTGGGCTTGGGACCAAGATTTATGTCCATATATGTTACCAAGCTAGCT ATTGAACGACGAATATACTATGATGAGGTCGATGGTCTTACCGCAGAATGGCTCGATGTAACATCCACGTTAATCCTGAGTTATTGCCCGACCAATCGCTCACATAAAAATCGAAGCTATAATAAATTGAGGACAATTGAAGAGGTTGCAATGGTTACGTTTTCAGACAACACGGTATCAGAACGAGATATATCAAATGATGTAAACATTGAACCAAAGGTCTTTCCGCTCATCTTGAATATTCTTTCAACGATTCCTGTTGTAATTCATCCTATCGGTGGGGATGGTGGGCCAATTGATATAGGGGCAAGACTATACACGAGCTCCTATTTGTGTTAG